From Methanobacterium petrolearium, a single genomic window includes:
- a CDS encoding DHH family phosphoesterase, which translates to MKKTCSHCKGKGRTVVSYKICEACHGTGVTGEVDIKNHLKGLPEGAKERFQLDEEQEVPCSVCHGKGEVEVTEECPECNGKGEVNLCSKCGRPIKSGDYCDECRDKQDKPRVYQLHPASELRDLEIGEHYKGKITRVEDYGVFVSLSKKLYGLLRLRNPPYSVGDELFVQVTEIKHNRGEVDLAPAAIKGTYELVKLKKDVPRTRIVDITPKMKGRNVRVVGEVIQIQQTSGPTIFTVSDETGITWAAAFDEPGVRVYPNINIDNIVEVLGEVSLHGGKIQIESESIERLHGLEATEVRKLIDEALDERAQPENDELIQDAPILRKLQPRLRKAAKSIRRAVLDGRSILVRHHADADGICAGVAVEKAVIPLLQEINPANDAEWHYFRRSPSKAPFYEIEDVVKDLSFALEDLERHGQKLPLIVLLDNGSTEEDILALLKVKIYDLEVVVVDHHYPGEVVDGKVAVDDYVDVHVNPYLEGGDSQVTAGALAVELAQMINPSIRERLLHLPGIAAVGDHARSPEAEWYIDLAKDKGYELDDLEKIATAIDFEAFYLRFMNGRGIMDTILGLGNRDKHTKLVDVLYNESEKRVKWQLAAAMPNLKTQGFPNGITFNVLDVEKYAHKFTYPAPGKTCGFVHDQMVQKLGEETPIITLAYGPDFGVIRATDAVNEMFGFNLNTIILQLAEEIPEAGIDGGGHECAGSLKFVEGLSKKVLQNFAGKVAGLKTA; encoded by the coding sequence ATGAAAAAAACTTGTTCACACTGTAAGGGAAAAGGACGTACCGTGGTAAGCTATAAAATATGCGAAGCCTGTCATGGTACTGGAGTAACTGGTGAAGTTGACATTAAAAATCATCTAAAAGGTTTACCAGAAGGGGCTAAAGAACGTTTTCAACTTGATGAAGAACAGGAAGTGCCCTGTTCAGTCTGTCATGGTAAGGGGGAAGTGGAAGTTACTGAAGAATGCCCGGAGTGTAATGGAAAAGGTGAAGTTAATCTGTGCAGCAAATGTGGTCGTCCTATTAAATCCGGTGATTACTGTGATGAATGCCGGGACAAACAGGACAAACCCAGGGTCTACCAGTTACATCCTGCTTCTGAACTACGGGATCTAGAAATTGGTGAACACTATAAGGGAAAGATCACCAGAGTTGAGGATTACGGAGTGTTTGTAAGTTTATCCAAGAAACTTTACGGCCTCCTCCGCCTACGCAACCCTCCATACAGTGTGGGTGACGAATTATTTGTCCAGGTTACCGAGATCAAACATAACCGAGGAGAAGTGGATCTGGCACCAGCCGCTATCAAGGGAACCTATGAACTGGTTAAACTCAAAAAAGATGTACCACGCACAAGAATTGTGGATATAACTCCTAAGATGAAGGGACGGAACGTGCGGGTGGTGGGGGAAGTCATCCAGATCCAGCAGACCAGTGGCCCTACCATCTTCACCGTGTCTGATGAAACAGGTATAACTTGGGCTGCAGCCTTTGACGAACCCGGAGTAAGGGTTTACCCCAATATTAACATTGACAATATAGTTGAGGTTCTAGGGGAAGTTTCACTCCACGGTGGTAAAATACAGATTGAATCAGAATCCATTGAACGTTTACATGGATTGGAAGCTACAGAAGTCAGGAAACTGATTGATGAAGCCTTAGATGAACGTGCCCAACCAGAAAATGATGAACTAATCCAGGATGCACCCATACTCAGGAAACTCCAACCTAGGCTCCGTAAAGCAGCTAAATCCATCCGTCGCGCAGTTTTGGATGGTAGGAGTATTTTGGTGCGTCACCATGCTGATGCTGATGGTATCTGTGCAGGAGTGGCAGTGGAAAAAGCGGTGATCCCATTACTTCAGGAGATCAACCCTGCTAATGATGCTGAATGGCATTACTTCCGCCGTTCACCCAGTAAAGCACCCTTCTATGAGATTGAAGACGTGGTTAAGGATCTTTCTTTTGCACTGGAGGATCTGGAACGCCACGGTCAAAAATTACCCCTAATAGTCCTCTTGGATAATGGTTCCACTGAGGAAGATATACTGGCTCTTTTAAAGGTCAAAATATATGATCTGGAAGTGGTGGTAGTGGATCATCACTACCCTGGAGAAGTAGTTGATGGTAAAGTAGCGGTTGATGACTATGTGGATGTGCATGTTAATCCTTACCTGGAGGGAGGTGACAGTCAAGTCACAGCCGGAGCACTGGCTGTTGAGCTGGCACAAATGATCAACCCTTCCATCCGGGAACGTCTCCTCCACCTACCGGGCATTGCTGCAGTGGGAGATCACGCTCGATCACCAGAGGCAGAATGGTACATAGATCTGGCAAAAGATAAAGGTTATGAACTGGATGATCTGGAAAAAATCGCCACTGCCATTGATTTTGAAGCATTTTATCTGCGATTCATGAATGGTCGGGGAATAATGGACACCATTCTGGGTCTGGGTAACAGAGATAAACACACTAAACTGGTGGATGTGTTATATAATGAATCAGAAAAAAGGGTTAAGTGGCAGTTGGCTGCAGCCATGCCCAACCTCAAGACCCAGGGATTTCCCAATGGAATCACTTTCAATGTTCTGGATGTGGAAAAATATGCCCATAAATTCACTTACCCTGCCCCTGGTAAGACATGTGGCTTTGTACATGACCAGATGGTGCAGAAGCTTGGTGAGGAAACACCCATCATCACCCTGGCTTATGGGCCAGATTTTGGTGTGATAAGGGCCACTGATGCGGTTAACGAGATGTTTGGATTCAACCTCAACACCATCATACTACAGTTAGCAGAGGAGATACCTGAAGCAGGTATTGATGGTGGAGGGCATGAATGTGCTGGCAGTCTCAAATTTGTGGAAGGACTGTCTAAAAAAGTACTGCAAAACTTCGCTGGAAAGGTGGCTGGGCTTAAAACAGCTTAG
- a CDS encoding sensor histidine kinase: METILISMINHKNAEMVGDLLGTGFRKIYDESEIEKDSEEPLSLIIMDLASWFHKKEEFKLKKEAQRPLFLPYLLVASSTDLKKVQDIWYSFDEVITIPISKMRLLSRVKVLLQTHQLSVQVNQLVHDKEMLIKEVHHRVKNNLMIISSLLNLQSRYIQDEDSRKIFEESQNRTKSMALIHERLYASNDLKKIDFADYIHSLMRDLFNTYYTGRNQIHLNLDVNDVKVDVDTAVPLGLIINEMVTNSFKYAFSDDEDGVIGITFHKLGNEYLLEVYDDGIGIPLEIDLKNTDSLGVLLINNLTSQINGKLELDRNHGTKFRIEFRDPTI; encoded by the coding sequence ATGGAAACCATATTAATATCCATGATCAATCACAAAAACGCTGAAATGGTAGGAGATCTATTGGGAACTGGTTTTCGAAAAATATACGATGAATCAGAAATTGAAAAAGATTCAGAGGAACCTTTAAGCCTTATAATTATGGATCTAGCTTCATGGTTTCATAAAAAGGAAGAATTTAAATTAAAGAAAGAAGCACAAAGACCACTTTTTCTTCCTTATCTTCTGGTTGCATCTTCTACTGACTTGAAAAAGGTTCAAGATATATGGTATAGTTTTGATGAGGTTATCACCATTCCCATCAGCAAGATGCGGTTACTCTCCAGGGTTAAAGTTTTATTACAAACCCATCAACTTTCGGTTCAGGTTAACCAGCTGGTACATGATAAAGAAATGTTGATAAAAGAGGTACACCATCGGGTGAAGAACAATCTTATGATCATATCCAGTCTCCTGAATTTGCAATCACGTTATATTCAAGATGAGGATTCTCGTAAAATTTTTGAGGAAAGTCAGAACCGTACCAAATCCATGGCCCTTATTCATGAGCGTTTATACGCTTCTAATGATCTGAAAAAGATAGACTTTGCAGATTACATCCATTCCCTTATGAGGGACCTTTTTAACACTTACTACACTGGAAGGAACCAGATACATCTTAACCTGGATGTGAATGATGTGAAGGTGGATGTGGATACTGCAGTACCTCTAGGATTAATAATTAATGAAATGGTTACTAACAGCTTCAAATATGCATTTTCAGATGATGAAGATGGAGTTATTGGTATAACCTTCCATAAACTTGGTAATGAATACCTATTAGAAGTATATGATGATGGTATTGGAATCCCATTGGAAATTGACCTGAAAAATACAGACAGCCTTGGTGTATTACTGATAAATAATCTCACATCTCAAATTAATGGAAAACTAGAACTGGACCGCAACCATGGAACCAAATTTCGTATTGAATTTAGAGACCCCACTATCTAA
- a CDS encoding desulfoferrodoxin, which yields MTEIGQVYRCDVCGNIVTLLCAGPGELVCCEVPMELLEAKQGDIGPEKHIPIIEHSDDGIKVKMGEVPHPMEENHYIQWVELATDHGTYIHFLEPGDEPEANFPVKFIEGEEINARSYCNIHGLWKS from the coding sequence ATGACTGAAATAGGACAGGTATATCGTTGTGATGTCTGTGGAAATATAGTGACCTTACTGTGTGCAGGGCCTGGAGAGCTGGTTTGTTGCGAAGTGCCAATGGAGCTTTTAGAGGCAAAACAGGGAGATATTGGTCCAGAAAAGCACATTCCTATAATTGAACATTCCGATGATGGAATAAAGGTTAAAATGGGAGAGGTTCCCCACCCCATGGAGGAAAACCATTATATCCAATGGGTAGAACTTGCCACTGATCACGGGACATATATCCACTTTTTAGAGCCCGGAGATGAACCTGAGGCTAATTTCCCTGTGAAGTTCATTGAGGGTGAAGAAATTAACGCCAGGAGTTACTGTAATATTCATGGGCTCTGGAAGTCTTGA
- a CDS encoding ATPase domain-containing protein: protein MLERNEKLASGIKGFDEILMGGFVPYRSYLLRGMPGTGKTAIGMHFLSEGVKNNEKVLFINMGEPTDQVISNAQGMGFDTEGIDFLDLSPDEDFFANMGAYNIFSPVEVERESTTSEIMEIMEIIKPTRVFLDPITQFRYLSTDEFQFRKQVLSFLRFLTDKGATVLFTSEFSDKDPDDDLQFMCDGIINLKFFPEGRSISISKYRGSGFRFGAHSMRITRKGVMIYPRLRPMINGIEYDHESISSGVPEIDELLHGGIERGTATIISGPSGVGKTTVGIQFMKEAAGRGERSVVYTFEESEESLINRCESINIPVRSMIKTGMLSVVQVEPLRYSPEEFAQLVRKEVDENQSKIVMIDSTSGYKLSLRGEDPVSHLHSLSKYMTRSGVTVILINEVEDVSGGLKITEIGISYLADNIIFLRYFERRGELRKTIGVLKKRLSDFEKNLREFRITQYGIRVDQPLTSIKGVLSGTPEHSENQIKE, encoded by the coding sequence ATGTTAGAACGAAACGAAAAATTAGCTAGTGGGATAAAGGGTTTTGACGAGATTTTGATGGGAGGATTCGTCCCTTACAGGTCATATCTTCTCAGGGGAATGCCAGGAACCGGAAAAACTGCTATTGGAATGCATTTTCTCAGTGAGGGGGTAAAAAATAATGAAAAGGTACTTTTTATAAACATGGGCGAACCAACAGACCAGGTTATTAGCAATGCCCAGGGAATGGGATTTGATACTGAAGGAATTGATTTTTTAGATTTAAGTCCAGATGAAGATTTTTTTGCAAATATGGGGGCTTATAACATTTTTTCACCTGTAGAAGTCGAACGGGAATCAACCACATCGGAAATAATGGAAATAATGGAAATCATCAAGCCTACCCGAGTATTTTTAGACCCCATCACACAATTCAGATATCTTTCCACTGATGAATTCCAGTTTAGAAAACAAGTCCTTTCATTCCTCAGGTTTTTAACGGATAAAGGAGCGACAGTACTATTTACATCTGAATTCAGTGACAAAGACCCCGATGATGACTTACAGTTCATGTGTGATGGGATAATAAACCTCAAATTTTTTCCAGAAGGCCGAAGTATATCTATCAGCAAATATAGGGGTTCAGGATTTCGTTTTGGTGCCCATTCCATGCGAATTACTCGTAAAGGGGTCATGATTTATCCACGCCTTAGACCTATGATCAATGGAATAGAATATGATCATGAATCCATTTCTTCCGGTGTTCCAGAGATAGATGAACTCCTCCATGGAGGTATCGAAAGAGGCACAGCCACAATCATAAGCGGTCCCAGTGGGGTTGGTAAAACTACTGTAGGCATCCAATTCATGAAAGAAGCAGCAGGTAGAGGGGAACGTTCAGTGGTTTACACCTTTGAAGAAAGTGAAGAAAGTCTCATCAACCGCTGTGAATCCATAAACATACCAGTAAGGAGTATGATCAAGACAGGTATGCTCTCCGTAGTTCAGGTGGAGCCTTTACGATATTCCCCTGAAGAATTCGCACAACTGGTACGTAAAGAAGTGGATGAAAATCAATCTAAGATCGTGATGATCGATAGTACTTCCGGATACAAACTTTCCCTACGTGGAGAAGATCCAGTCAGCCACCTGCACTCCCTGTCTAAGTACATGACCCGCTCTGGGGTAACTGTTATCCTTATCAATGAGGTGGAAGACGTGAGTGGGGGCCTAAAAATAACTGAAATTGGAATTAGTTACCTGGCAGATAACATAATATTCCTCCGTTACTTTGAGAGGAGAGGAGAACTTAGAAAAACAATTGGAGTCCTGAAAAAACGCTTGAGTGACTTTGAAAAAAACCTTCGTGAGTTCCGTATCACTCAGTACGGAATTCGGGTGGACCAACCTTTGACCAGTATAAAGGGAGTACTCAGTGGCACACCTGAGCACAGTGAAAATCAAATAAAAGAATAA
- a CDS encoding endonuclease III domain-containing protein — MTINPDVININNSDKTIDTVMERLQNLYDLRVFEDGDPYRVLIRTILSQRTRDDNTDRASAQLFSKYKTIEDIANADPTHLEPLIRPAGFYHVKAKRIVDVSNELLDDFKGKVPNNIKDLLKLPGVGRKTANCVLVYGFQIPAIPVDVHVHRISNRLGLVNTKTPEETEEKLIKLVPKEYWIELNDLMVQFGQTICRPQNPLHEQCPLQEICDFYQDIAVKMDINK; from the coding sequence ATGACCATCAACCCCGATGTAATTAATATTAACAATTCTGATAAAACCATAGACACAGTTATGGAACGTCTTCAAAACCTTTATGACCTGAGGGTTTTTGAAGATGGTGATCCCTATCGCGTGCTAATCAGAACCATACTATCCCAAAGAACCAGGGATGATAACACTGACCGTGCCTCAGCACAACTCTTTTCGAAATATAAAACCATTGAAGATATTGCAAATGCTGATCCAACACATTTAGAACCTTTGATTCGACCTGCAGGTTTTTATCATGTTAAGGCCAAGCGTATTGTGGATGTTTCCAATGAATTACTGGATGACTTTAAAGGCAAGGTCCCCAATAACATTAAAGATCTCCTGAAACTTCCGGGTGTGGGAAGGAAGACTGCTAACTGTGTTCTGGTTTACGGTTTTCAAATCCCAGCCATACCTGTGGATGTGCATGTTCACCGTATAAGCAATAGATTAGGTCTGGTTAACACCAAAACACCTGAAGAAACCGAAGAAAAATTAATAAAACTGGTTCCAAAGGAATACTGGATTGAACTCAACGATTTAATGGTGCAGTTTGGACAGACCATCTGCCGCCCACAAAATCCCCTGCATGAACAGTGCCCTCTCCAGGAAATTTGTGATTTTTACCAAGATATTGCTGTTAAAATGGATATAAATAAATAA
- a CDS encoding metal-dependent hydrolase, which translates to MSSGGAEHMPDWVVHIAVAWILCRILRFKYTQFNPGNTALVMVGSVFPDALKVSILLEFMGLDWWDYLYVLHLPVGSFLLAGIVSLFFQEKKSAFLFLSLGILTHYALDLLLIQLGNGIYLFYPVNWMGFSAGLVPNDDYYITIVALVIAFLVYLVSRWIEKKQDRSVD; encoded by the coding sequence TTGAGTTCAGGAGGCGCTGAACATATGCCAGACTGGGTGGTTCACATTGCAGTAGCCTGGATTCTCTGCCGGATCCTGCGCTTCAAATATACTCAGTTTAACCCTGGAAATACTGCCCTGGTTATGGTGGGATCAGTATTCCCTGATGCATTGAAAGTTTCCATCTTACTTGAATTTATGGGCTTGGATTGGTGGGATTATCTTTACGTACTCCACCTTCCTGTGGGATCCTTCCTACTGGCAGGGATTGTCTCCCTCTTTTTTCAGGAGAAAAAAAGCGCCTTCCTGTTTTTATCACTGGGTATTTTAACCCACTATGCCCTGGATCTACTCTTAATTCAACTGGGAAACGGGATTTACCTATTCTATCCTGTAAACTGGATGGGATTTTCTGCCGGCCTGGTACCCAATGATGATTACTACATAACCATTGTGGCCCTGGTGATAGCATTTTTAGTTTACTTAGTATCCAGATGGATAGAAAAAAAGCAAGATAGAAGTGTTGATTAA
- the rbr gene encoding rubrerythrin: protein MEKTLKNLTKAFIGESQARNRYNFYAKQAKKDGYPKISEIFLETADNEREHAKWLFRLIQELKEKMGQDLEEIHVEADAPLTLGDTVENIKAAIAGEHYENSQMYPEFAAVAKEEGLNDIAQRLLAIGKAEVHHEKRYTQLLEQLEAGTLFKKDKEVTWTCMKCGYTVTGKEPPEKCPACDHPTKYYFILCEEY from the coding sequence ATGGAGAAAACATTGAAAAACCTCACAAAGGCCTTTATTGGTGAAAGTCAGGCCAGAAACCGTTACAATTTTTATGCTAAACAGGCAAAAAAGGATGGTTACCCTAAAATTTCCGAAATTTTCCTGGAAACTGCTGATAACGAACGTGAACATGCAAAATGGTTGTTCCGACTCATTCAGGAGCTTAAGGAGAAGATGGGTCAGGATCTTGAAGAGATCCATGTGGAAGCAGATGCACCCCTCACTCTAGGTGATACTGTGGAGAACATTAAAGCCGCAATAGCAGGAGAACACTATGAAAACAGCCAAATGTATCCTGAATTTGCTGCGGTAGCTAAAGAGGAAGGTTTAAATGATATTGCCCAGAGATTACTGGCCATTGGAAAGGCTGAAGTCCACCATGAGAAAAGATACACCCAACTGTTAGAACAATTAGAAGCCGGCACACTCTTTAAAAAGGATAAAGAGGTCACCTGGACCTGTATGAAATGTGGATACACTGTCACTGGTAAAGAACCACCAGAAAAGTGTCCTGCCTGTGATCATCCTACTAAGTACTATTTCATACTTTGTGAGGAATATTAA
- a CDS encoding GTP-binding protein: MKHNNETKIVVMGAYNSGKTTTLEQICHNKAKVEYNGTTTGLDYGNIMISGEKFHFFGTPGQERFKFMRRILAEGLDGAILVVDNTNGITSTDQEIMERLDQHQIPYVVFANKQDLNPGDLEINYDAPLIPTVAQNGEGIKEGVEILIKMIKSGR, encoded by the coding sequence ATGAAACATAATAATGAGACCAAAATTGTAGTTATGGGTGCCTATAATTCTGGGAAGACCACTACCTTAGAACAGATCTGCCATAACAAAGCAAAGGTAGAATATAATGGAACTACTACTGGCCTGGACTATGGTAATATCATGATCAGTGGGGAAAAATTTCACTTTTTCGGAACACCAGGCCAGGAACGATTCAAGTTCATGCGCAGGATCCTTGCTGAAGGTTTGGATGGGGCCATACTGGTGGTGGACAACACTAATGGAATCACCTCCACAGACCAGGAGATCATGGAACGCCTGGACCAACATCAAATCCCCTATGTTGTTTTTGCCAATAAACAGGATTTAAACCCTGGAGATTTGGAAATTAATTATGATGCTCCCTTAATTCCCACCGTTGCCCAGAACGGAGAGGGAATAAAAGAAGGTGTGGAGATTCTCATAAAAATGATTAAATCGGGGCGATGA
- a CDS encoding helix-turn-helix transcriptional regulator: MLRYTSSSSTRIKILICLSEGIQTMEELKKETGITTSTISNNLSNMEKKNITSKVGEKYVLSPIGNIITCNLIENIKNAGVINKFQKFWLKHDLSSIPSEYIKKMGDLYNSSLVESESGAIYKPHETYSQLLLKSKYVKGVSPILSSKFLKLFQNMIMKNDDITVELLLTQDVINQIIEGIDFEKLKYLNDSMSKGKVKLGVLDDDVKIGLTVTDKYLSLGLFHEYGEYDHTKDLISDDGDAVAWGNQLFEYYKTKSEKFGF; the protein is encoded by the coding sequence CTGTTAAGATACACTTCTAGTTCTTCAACCAGGATAAAAATTTTAATTTGCCTCAGTGAGGGCATTCAAACCATGGAGGAACTGAAAAAAGAAACCGGGATTACCACTTCCACCATATCCAATAATCTGAGTAACATGGAAAAAAAGAATATAACCTCTAAGGTAGGGGAAAAATATGTTCTTTCACCAATAGGTAATATAATAACATGCAACCTGATTGAAAACATTAAAAATGCTGGTGTTATCAACAAATTCCAGAAATTTTGGTTGAAACATGATCTCTCCAGCATTCCCTCTGAATATATCAAAAAAATGGGAGATCTATATAATTCATCATTGGTTGAATCTGAGTCTGGGGCAATATACAAACCTCATGAGACATATAGTCAGTTATTATTAAAATCAAAGTATGTTAAAGGTGTTTCTCCAATTTTAAGTTCTAAATTCCTTAAATTATTTCAAAATATGATAATGAAAAATGATGATATAACTGTAGAACTTCTATTAACTCAGGATGTAATAAACCAAATCATAGAAGGTATTGATTTTGAAAAATTAAAATATCTTAACGACTCCATGTCTAAGGGTAAGGTAAAATTAGGGGTACTTGATGATGATGTTAAAATCGGTTTAACCGTTACTGATAAATATTTGTCTTTGGGTTTATTCCATGAATATGGAGAGTATGATCACACCAAAGACCTTATCAGTGATGATGGTGATGCTGTTGCCTGGGGTAACCAGTTATTTGAATATTATAAAACCAAGTCTGAAAAATTCGGATTTTAA
- the aroA gene encoding 3-phosphoshikimate 1-carboxyvinyltransferase → MELRVEQAKRIEGNVKAPPSKSYTHRALLLACLAEGKSYLRDPLYSADTMATLEACQALGCQIDVDDDLCRVRGTGGNFKTPDDILDLKNSGTTLRFLTTMASLAPGHTMLTGDESLKGRPMQQLLDALQKLGVKAFSAHNNGLPPIAIESGFTGGKTDIKGDVSSQYISSILLSAPYAQKSVDLEVVGDFKSRPYVEMTLDIMEKFGVKVKQEGREHFHVDNQIYHAEDYTIEGDYSSASYLISAAATCNGKINIQNLFSDSKQGDKVILDIVKKMGGKILVEKDHVIINGTIDPNKGQSGTIDPNKGQSRTINTNNKQSTGELITCDLRGIDVNLENTPDLLPTVAALASVAQGTSHITGVEHARFKETDRVHTMALELSKLGVKVTEEKDGLTIQGGAHGGVVESHGDHRLVMALTLVGMVTGGVLIKDADAYRVSFPDFPQVMQELGCPVKVM, encoded by the coding sequence GTGGAACTACGGGTAGAACAGGCAAAAAGAATTGAAGGGAATGTTAAAGCACCTCCATCTAAAAGTTACACCCATCGAGCACTTTTACTGGCCTGTTTAGCAGAGGGTAAATCCTATCTCCGGGACCCCCTTTACTCTGCCGATACCATGGCCACCCTGGAGGCCTGCCAGGCACTGGGATGCCAGATAGATGTAGATGATGATCTGTGCAGAGTCAGGGGTACTGGTGGGAATTTTAAAACTCCTGATGATATTCTGGACCTTAAAAACAGTGGCACCACCCTGCGTTTTTTAACCACCATGGCCAGTTTGGCACCAGGACACACCATGTTGACTGGTGATGAATCCCTAAAGGGACGTCCCATGCAACAACTCCTGGACGCCCTCCAAAAACTGGGAGTAAAAGCTTTTTCAGCACATAACAACGGCTTACCCCCAATTGCAATTGAAAGTGGATTTACAGGTGGTAAAACAGATATTAAAGGTGATGTGAGTTCACAGTACATCTCTTCCATCCTGCTTTCTGCACCTTACGCCCAGAAATCTGTGGATTTAGAGGTTGTGGGTGATTTCAAGAGCCGACCCTATGTGGAGATGACCCTGGATATAATGGAGAAATTTGGAGTCAAAGTCAAGCAGGAAGGACGAGAACATTTCCACGTTGATAATCAAATTTATCATGCAGAAGATTACACCATAGAAGGTGATTATTCGTCTGCATCATACCTTATCAGCGCAGCAGCGACTTGTAATGGGAAAATTAACATTCAAAACCTGTTTTCTGACTCTAAACAGGGTGATAAGGTAATACTGGATATTGTAAAAAAAATGGGTGGTAAAATCCTGGTAGAAAAGGATCATGTCATTATCAATGGAACCATAGACCCAAATAAAGGACAATCAGGAACCATAGACCCAAATAAAGGACAATCAAGAACCATAAATACAAATAACAAACAATCCACAGGAGAACTGATTACCTGTGATCTCAGAGGGATTGATGTGAACCTGGAGAATACTCCTGACCTGCTACCCACAGTTGCTGCACTGGCATCTGTGGCCCAGGGAACCAGTCATATAACTGGGGTGGAGCATGCACGTTTTAAAGAAACAGATAGAGTGCACACCATGGCCCTTGAACTATCCAAACTGGGAGTTAAAGTTACCGAAGAAAAAGATGGTCTAACCATCCAGGGCGGAGCCCACGGTGGTGTAGTGGAAAGTCACGGTGATCATCGTCTGGTTATGGCCCTGACACTGGTTGGAATGGTGACTGGAGGCGTGTTAATTAAAGATGCTGATGCATACAGAGTATCCTTCCCTGACTTTCCCCAAGTCATGCAAGAATTAGGATGTCCTGTGAAAGTCATGTAG